The proteins below are encoded in one region of Helianthus annuus cultivar XRQ/B chromosome 2, HanXRQr2.0-SUNRISE, whole genome shotgun sequence:
- the LOC110899160 gene encoding protein FAR1-RELATED SEQUENCE 5-like: MSFGVGFGRIIFARFQTYQPVGKLQLSPNSGKKTYLPEVDESLKPRDKMTFATVNNAFFFYQKYAMASGFTARKSSQYTHQGVIKSKWFVCSKEGTKPFKTIDTSKKIDTSNHGSKRKSVRRVPSIRTGCKARMCIKLMPSNLYEVSSFIEAHNHFFVAEEDRHLLPSNRGMNHMQEQAVNALSALNIGPVKAFNIIRTLYGGFDKVGATKNDFKNFKRDLNRYISEFDADMMIKRLLRKKEYMPNFSMEYITDENGVLRGLFWADEDAKRNFSVFGDVVSFDATYRRNKYNMMFVPFTGIDNHNRNVTLGAAIIGNETAETYSWLLNVFRQAFGRAPPVIVTDQDPAMKKAIEDTWPESRHRLCMWHIMDKLSAKVGASVCNNTDFKKRLCAIVWTDSIIPDKFESEWATIMNDFNLVDHEWLQSIYQIRDTWIPAYYREEVMSGLMRTSSRSESENHFFGQFCNRGCTLVEFLGHFDSAIEAQRHEHRKNDHDTRNTNAEIFDEEFVLEDQASRIFTRTIFFDQQLEIQHGTHRCAIGKWEDIGDFVNFFVKDWEQLCTTFFEVMMREADMTVYCTCKRFEQFGLLCSHIFCVLRMLDIREFPQRYILRRWTREAVPNSTPGAILGINETEDRYNEVNRVVREITYSTESVINQLVTNFDALCSFRDHVVNYFKTADESVVNAPPKSRRDRFAEITGNTKPSEATVRVPIGTRFKGMGKPKRMKSKREIAVSQLGKKSRQCQNCFRYGHNRRSCKNPTRTKEQAMAEDDGEGADEGDEEEDEWEEVEEDMDEQDEDALDGEDGEEE, encoded by the exons ATGTCGTTTGGTGTTGGTTTTGGAAG AATTATTtttgcaagatttcaaacctaTCAGCCGGTTGGGAAACTACAACTGTCACCAAACTCCGGTAAGAAGACTTATTTACCGGAGGTAGATGAATCGCTTAAGCCGAGGGATAAGATGACCTTTGCCACAGTGAACAACGCATTCTTCTTTTATCAGAAGTATGCAATGGCTTCAGGCTTCACTGCCAGGAAGTCTTCTCAATACACACATCAGGGTGTTATAAAATCAAAATGGTTTGTTTGCTCAAAGGAGGGGACTAAACCTTTTAAAACGATCGATACATCTAAAAAGATTGACACCTCAAATCACGGCTCAAAGAGGAAATCTGTTCGACGTGTTCCTTCTATAAGGACTGGGTGCAAAGCACGTATGTGTATAAAGTTAATGCCTTCGAATCTATATGAGGTATCTTCTTTCATTGAGGCACATAATCATTTTTTTGTTGCTGAGGAAGATAGGCATCTACTTCCCTCTAACCGAGGTATGAACCATATGCAAGAGCAAGCCGTTAACGCGTTGAGTGCCTTGAACATTGGCCCTGTGAAAGCGTTTAATATCATAAGGACATTGTATGGTGGGTTTGACAAGGTTGGGGCAACCAAAAACGATTTTAAAAATTTCAAGCGAGACCTGAACAGGTATATATCGGAGTTTGATGCTGATATGATGATTAAACGGCTTTTGAGGAAGAAAGAGTACATGCCTAACTTTTCAATGGAGTATATAACAGACGAGAATGGAGTTTTAAGGGGTTTGTTTTGGGCAGATGAAGATGCCAAAAGGAATTTTTCTGTGTTTGGTGATGTTGTTTCATTTGATGCCACATATCGTCGTAACAA GTACAACATGATGTTTGTTCCATTTACCGGCATCGACAATCACAATCGCAATGTTACTCTTGGTGCCGCAATAATAGGGAACGAAACTGCTGAAACTTATAGTTGGTTGCTAAATGTGTTTCGTCAAGCATTTGGCCGTGCCCCTCCGGTGATTGTCACAGATCAAGACCCAGCCATGAAGAAGGCTATCGAAGATACATGGCCCGAGAGTAGACATAGGCTATGCATGTGGCACATCATGGACAAGCTTTCTGCTAAG GTTGGTGCTTCAGTCTGCAATAATACAGATTTCAAAAAGAGGCTGTGTGCCATTGTGTGGACCGATTCAATTATACCAGATAAGTTTGAAAGTGAGTGGGCTACCATAATGAACGATTTTAACTTGGTTGATCATGAGTGGCTGCAGTCAATTTACCAAATCAGGGATACTTGGATACCAGCTTATTATCGTGAGGAGGTCATGTCCGGGCTTATGCGTACCTCTTCTCGTTCCGAGAGCGAGAACCATTTCTTTGGACAGTTCTGTAACCGGGGTTGCACACTTGTCGAATTTCTCGGGCATTTTGATTCTGCTATTGAAGCTCAGAGACATGAGCACAGGAAGAATGACCATGACACCAGAAATACCAACGCTGAAATATTTGATGAAGAATTTGTTTTGGAGGATCAAGCGTCCAGGATATTCACACGCACTATATTTTTTGACCAGCAGTTGGAGATACAACACGGTACACACAGATGTGCTATCGGAAAGTGGGAAGACATTGGTGATTTCGTTAACTTTTTTGTGAAGGACTGGGAACAACTATGCACTACTTTCTTCGAG GTTATGATGCGGGAGGCCGACATGACTGTGTATTGTACATGCAAAAGATTTGAACAGTTTGGGTTGTTGTGCTCACACATCTTTTGTGTGCTAAGGATGCTTGACATTAGGGAGTTTCCACAACGCTATATATTACGACGTTGGACTCGGGAGGCTGTTCCAAATAGTACCCCTGGTGCTATTCTAGGTATCAATGAGACTGAGGATCGTTATAATGAAGTTAACCGTGTTGTACGTGAGATCACATATTCTACAGAGTCGGTTATTAATCAGCTTGTCACCAACTTTGATGCGCTATGCTCGTTCAGGGATCATGTTGTTAATTATTTCAAAACTGCTGATGAGTCTGTCGTCAATGCTCCACCTAAGAGCCGTCGTGATAGGTTTGCAGAAATTACTGGTAACACAAAACCATCAGAAGCAACCGTTCGTGTTCCCATTGGAACAAGATTCAAAGGTATGGGTAAGCCTAAACGGATGAAGTCCAAACGTGAAATTGCAGTAAGTCAGTTGGGTAAAAAGAGCCGTCAATGTCAAAACTGTTTTAGATACGGTCATAATAGACGTTCTTGCAAAAACCCTACCCGGACTAAAGAACAAGCTATGGCCGAGGATGACGGTGAAGGAGCTGATGAAGGTGACGAGGAGGAAGATGAATGGGAGGAAGTTGAAGAAGATATGGATGAACAAGATGAGGATGCATTAGACGGGGAGGATGGGGAAGAGGAGTAG